The Pan paniscus chromosome 1, NHGRI_mPanPan1-v2.0_pri, whole genome shotgun sequence genome has a segment encoding these proteins:
- the SHISAL2A gene encoding protein shisa-like-2A, protein MSGACTSYVSAEQEVVRGFSCPRPGGEAAAVFCCGFRDHKYCCDDPHSFFPYEHSYMWWLSIGALIGLSIAAVVLLAFIVTACVLCYLFISSKPHTKLDLGLSLQTAGPEEVSPDCQGVNTGMAAEVPRVSPLQQSYSCLNPQLESNEGQAVNSKRLLHHCFMATVTTSDIPGSPEEASVPNPDLCGPVP, encoded by the exons ATGAGCGGCGCCTGCACGAGCTACGTGAGCGCAGAGCAGGAGGTGGTGCGCGGCTTCAGCTGCCCGCGGCCGGGGGGTGAGGCGGCCGCTGTCTTCTGCTGCGGCTTCCGCGACCACAAGTACTGCTGCGACGACCCGCACAGCTTCTTCCCCTACGAGCACAGCTACATGTGGTGGCTCAG CATTGGCGCTCTCATAGGCCTGTCCATAGCAGCAGTGGTTCTTCTCGCCTTCATTGTTACCGCCTGTGTGCTCTGCTACCTGTTCATCAGCTCTAAGCCCCACACAAAGTTGGACCTGGGCTTGAGCTTACAGACAGCAG GCCCTGAGGAGGTTTCTCCTGACTGCCAAGGTGTGAACACAGGCATGGCGGCAGAAGTGCCAAGAGTGAGCCCTCTCCAGCAGAGTTACTCCTGCTTGAACCCACAGCTGGAGAGCAATGAGGGGCAGGCTGTGAACTCCAAACGCCTCCTCCATCATTGCTTCATGGCCACAGTGACCACCAGTGACATTCCAGGCAGCCCTGAGGAAGCCTCTGTACCCAACCCTGACCTATGTGGACCAGTCccataa